In a genomic window of Streptomyces noursei ATCC 11455:
- a CDS encoding SDR family oxidoreductase — MATGSSHTPATSDRPPHPAPTAPDRTPLAGGVALVTGASSGIGAATALALAREGCSLALVARRADRLHALTETIGAQDSGPALVLAADLGDGEQPHQVVRRTVQHFGRLDVLVNSAGYGARAAVEDSDPEDWDRMVDLNLKAVLRMSHAALPHLLRAADSGPRGVADLVNVSSVAGRVPRKDNSVYSATKHAVCSFSEALRQEVTGRGVRVGLVEPGMTTTEMTVGGQAASAHGLPEDTWLHAEDIARAIAFMVTQPARVAVNEITVRPTAQER; from the coding sequence ATGGCCACCGGCAGCAGCCACACCCCGGCGACCTCGGACCGCCCCCCGCACCCGGCGCCCACCGCGCCCGACCGCACCCCGCTCGCGGGCGGCGTCGCGCTGGTGACCGGTGCCTCCAGCGGCATCGGCGCCGCCACCGCACTGGCATTGGCCCGGGAGGGCTGCTCCCTCGCGCTGGTCGCCCGCCGCGCCGACCGTCTGCACGCGTTGACGGAGACGATCGGCGCGCAGGACAGCGGCCCGGCCCTCGTCCTGGCTGCCGACCTCGGCGACGGGGAGCAGCCGCACCAGGTGGTCCGGCGGACCGTGCAGCACTTCGGCCGCCTGGACGTGCTGGTGAACAGCGCCGGTTACGGCGCCCGCGCCGCGGTCGAGGACAGCGACCCCGAGGACTGGGACCGGATGGTCGACCTCAACCTCAAGGCCGTCCTGCGGATGTCGCACGCCGCGCTGCCGCACCTGCTGCGCGCGGCGGACTCCGGGCCGCGCGGCGTCGCCGACCTGGTGAACGTCAGCTCGGTCGCCGGCCGGGTGCCCCGCAAGGACAACAGCGTCTACTCCGCCACCAAGCACGCGGTGTGCTCCTTCAGCGAGGCCCTGCGCCAGGAGGTGACCGGTCGTGGCGTGCGCGTCGGACTGGTCGAACCCGGCATGACCACCACGGAGATGACCGTCGGCGGACAGGCCGCATCGGCCCACGGCCTGCCCGAGGACACCTGGCTGCATGCCGAGGACATCGCCCGCGCCATCGCCTTCATGGTCACCCAGCCGGCCCGCGTCGCCGTCAACGAGATCACGGTCCGGCCCACCGCCCAGGAGCGCTGA
- a CDS encoding metallophosphoesterase family protein: MRLLLTSDTHVPQRARALPPRLLDAMARADVVVHAGDWTDAATLDLLQARARRLIAVYGNNDGSELRARLPEVVDTDLDGLRLGVVHETGPAQGREHRCADRFPDLDVLVFGHSHIPWDTTAETGLRLLNPGSPTDRRRQPFCTYMTAEVADGRLTGVVLHRLPLRR, encoded by the coding sequence CTGCGACTCCTGCTCACCTCCGACACGCACGTCCCCCAGCGCGCCAGGGCCCTGCCGCCGCGGCTGCTGGACGCGATGGCGCGCGCCGACGTCGTCGTGCACGCGGGGGACTGGACCGACGCCGCCACCCTGGACCTGCTGCAGGCCCGCGCCCGCCGCCTGATCGCGGTATACGGCAACAACGACGGTTCGGAACTCCGCGCCCGGCTGCCGGAGGTGGTCGACACGGACCTGGACGGACTGCGGCTGGGCGTGGTGCACGAGACCGGCCCCGCGCAGGGCCGGGAACACCGCTGCGCCGATCGCTTCCCCGACCTCGACGTGCTGGTCTTCGGCCACAGTCACATCCCCTGGGACACCACGGCGGAGACGGGCCTGCGCCTGCTGAACCCCGGTTCCCCGACGGATCGCCGGCGGCAGCCCTTCTGTACGTACATGACCGCGGAGGTCGCCGACGGCCGGCTCACCGGCGTGGTGCTGCACCGCCTGCCGCTCCGGCGGTGA
- a CDS encoding mycothiol transferase, with the protein MSASTALLVDAFGRIREVVEEVVDGLGPEELATRPDGRGNSIAWLVWHLTRVQDDHVAGVAGTEQIWSTDEWYEAYGLPFAEEDTGYGHSRKDVAKVRGLRAELLTGYHTAVHENTVRHLGTLGVKDLDRVVDRNWSPPVTLGVRLVSVIADDLQHAGQAAYVRGLLGR; encoded by the coding sequence ATGTCCGCCAGCACCGCCCTGCTCGTCGACGCCTTCGGCCGGATCCGCGAGGTCGTCGAGGAGGTGGTCGACGGCCTCGGCCCCGAGGAGCTCGCCACCCGCCCCGACGGGCGCGGCAACTCCATCGCCTGGCTGGTCTGGCATCTCACCCGGGTGCAGGACGACCATGTCGCGGGGGTGGCCGGCACCGAGCAGATCTGGAGCACGGACGAGTGGTACGAGGCGTACGGGCTGCCGTTCGCCGAGGAGGACACCGGCTACGGGCACTCCCGCAAGGACGTGGCGAAGGTGCGGGGGCTGCGCGCCGAGCTGCTGACGGGCTATCACACGGCGGTGCACGAGAACACGGTGCGCCACCTCGGCACGCTCGGCGTGAAGGACCTCGACCGGGTCGTCGACCGGAACTGGTCGCCGCCGGTCACCTTGGGCGTCCGCCTGGTCAGCGTGATCGCGGACGATCTCCAGCACGCCGGCCAGGCGGCCTATGTGCGGGGCCTGCTGGGCAGGTGA
- a CDS encoding class I SAM-dependent methyltransferase, translating into MFAPEGPTFRELAVQALSSVERGYDLLAPKFDRTPFRTPAAVLDPVVRELRELGPFAGGLDLCCGTGAGVGVLRQVCRERVTGVDISAGMLAVGRDRERAPGGGGPRVEWVRADARALPFGPVFDVVVSFGAFGHFLPRERPVLFEQVRSVLRPGGRFVFPVLAPARPGSPLYWALLGFDAAMRVRNALWRPRFVMYYRGFRLTEVSAELARAGFAVELRPVPEWGRRADGSPRGRLVVATRSGPAAG; encoded by the coding sequence GTGTTCGCACCCGAGGGTCCTACGTTCCGTGAGCTCGCCGTGCAGGCGTTGTCGTCCGTCGAGCGGGGCTATGACCTGCTGGCCCCGAAGTTCGACCGCACACCGTTCCGGACGCCGGCGGCGGTGCTGGATCCGGTCGTGCGGGAGCTGCGGGAGCTCGGCCCGTTCGCCGGCGGCCTGGATCTGTGCTGCGGCACGGGCGCGGGGGTGGGCGTGCTCCGGCAGGTGTGCCGGGAGCGGGTGACCGGGGTCGACATCAGCGCCGGGATGCTCGCGGTGGGGCGCGACCGCGAGCGGGCGCCCGGCGGGGGCGGCCCCCGGGTGGAGTGGGTGCGGGCGGACGCGCGGGCGCTGCCGTTCGGGCCGGTCTTCGACGTCGTGGTGAGTTTCGGGGCGTTCGGGCACTTCCTGCCGCGGGAGCGGCCGGTGTTGTTCGAGCAGGTGCGGTCGGTGTTGCGGCCCGGTGGGCGGTTCGTGTTCCCGGTGCTGGCGCCCGCGCGGCCGGGGTCGCCGCTGTACTGGGCGCTGTTGGGTTTCGATGCGGCGATGCGGGTCCGCAACGCGCTGTGGCGGCCGCGGTTCGTGATGTATTACCGGGGTTTCCGGCTGACCGAGGTGAGCGCGGAGCTGGCGCGGGCCGGGTTCGCGGTGGAGTTGCGGCCGGTACCGGAGTGGGGGCGGCGGGCGGACGGCAGTCCGCGCGGCCGACTGGTGGTGGCGACCCGGTCGGGTCCGGCGGCCGGCTGA
- a CDS encoding serine protease, which yields MARSWLRRGAAAVAVCGAVLTPVPPATAAGGPVVPDTRIVGGRNADVRDVPWQVSLRSRGGHICGGSIIRADAVVTAAHCTVGAPPDSLSVQAGSSVRGSGGQIVPVARVLRHPKFNAATIDYDVAVLELASPLDFGAGVRAVPLLPEGREPITGTPATVTGWGATRDGGALPERLRRVDVPKLSDTYCKRAYGTSSITPRMTCYGYERGRKDACQGDSGGPLVVDGYLAGIASWGTGCASPGHPGVYTKVSDPSIHAYITRP from the coding sequence ATGGCACGGTCATGGCTGCGGCGAGGGGCGGCAGCGGTCGCGGTGTGCGGTGCGGTGCTGACGCCGGTTCCACCGGCGACGGCGGCGGGCGGTCCGGTGGTGCCGGACACCCGCATCGTGGGCGGGCGGAACGCGGACGTGCGGGACGTGCCGTGGCAGGTGTCGTTGCGCAGCCGCGGCGGACACATCTGCGGTGGTTCGATCATCCGCGCCGATGCGGTGGTGACCGCGGCGCACTGCACCGTGGGGGCGCCGCCGGACTCATTGAGCGTCCAGGCGGGCAGCAGCGTGCGCGGGTCGGGCGGGCAGATCGTGCCGGTGGCGCGGGTGTTGCGGCACCCGAAGTTCAACGCGGCCACGATCGACTACGACGTGGCGGTGCTGGAGCTGGCGTCCCCGCTGGATTTCGGGGCCGGGGTGCGCGCGGTTCCGCTGCTGCCGGAGGGCAGGGAGCCGATCACCGGCACACCGGCGACGGTCACCGGCTGGGGTGCGACGCGGGACGGCGGCGCACTGCCGGAGCGGCTGCGGCGGGTCGATGTGCCCAAGCTCAGCGACACGTACTGCAAGAGGGCGTACGGGACATCCTCGATCACCCCGCGGATGACGTGCTACGGCTACGAGCGCGGGCGCAAGGACGCGTGCCAGGGCGACAGCGGGGGCCCGCTGGTGGTGGACGGGTATCTGGCGGGGATCGCGTCATGGGGGACGGGGTGCGCCTCGCCCGGGCATCCCGGCGTCTACACCAAGGTCAGCGATCCGTCGATCCACGCGTACATCACCCGGCCGTAG
- a CDS encoding APC family permease, whose protein sequence is MAASVPAGSASKATPRQRLRAWMLQGLADMGKHQHAEPPSAHHGQRWWRVMCLTGVDYFSTLGYQPGIAALAAGLLSPVATLVLVVVTLAGALPVYRRVATESPHGQGSIAMLERLLSFWKGKLFVLTLLGFAATDFLITITLSAADAATHLVENPHVHSVLQGRQMIVTLILIALLGAVFLKGFLEAIGVAVVLVGGYLVLNAVVAVVGVWHVVTAEHVVTDWSRALTTQHGSVPAMIAVALVVFPKLALGLSGFETGVAVMPHIEGDPDDTEERPTGRIRGAKKLLTTAAVIMSIFLIITSFVTTLLIPAPAFKPGGAANGRALAYLSHEYLGSAFGTVYDVATIAILWFAGASAMAGLLNLMPQYLPRYGMAPSWARAVRPMVLVFIAVAFLVTWIFDADVDAQGGAYATGVLVLIASAAIAVTIAAHRAGQRGWTIGFAVISVVFLYTTVTNVIERPDGVKIGACFIAGIILLSFTSRLARAFELRVTEVILDDTAARFVRDIAQRRIRFIANEPDQRDFAEYRDKAQQIRADNDIPPEDDLVFVEVTIRDPSEFESALHVHGHVMHDRYRVLCLEGSTVSNALAALLLYVRDTTGRRPHIYFEWTEGNPFAQFLRFFLFGQGEVAPVTREVLREAEPDRDRRPRVHVG, encoded by the coding sequence ATGGCCGCCTCCGTCCCTGCCGGTAGCGCCTCCAAAGCCACGCCGCGGCAACGCCTGCGCGCCTGGATGCTGCAGGGCCTGGCGGACATGGGCAAGCACCAGCACGCCGAACCGCCCTCCGCCCACCACGGACAGCGCTGGTGGCGCGTGATGTGCCTGACCGGTGTCGACTACTTCTCCACCCTCGGCTACCAGCCCGGCATCGCGGCCCTGGCCGCCGGTCTCCTCTCGCCCGTCGCCACCCTCGTCCTGGTCGTCGTCACCCTCGCCGGCGCACTCCCCGTATACCGCCGCGTCGCCACCGAGAGCCCGCACGGCCAGGGCTCCATCGCCATGTTGGAGCGGCTGCTGTCCTTCTGGAAGGGCAAGCTGTTCGTCCTCACCCTCCTCGGCTTCGCGGCCACCGACTTCCTCATCACCATCACCCTGTCGGCCGCCGACGCCGCCACCCACCTCGTCGAGAACCCGCACGTCCACAGCGTGCTCCAGGGCCGCCAGATGATCGTCACGCTGATCCTGATCGCCCTGCTCGGCGCGGTCTTCCTCAAGGGCTTCCTCGAAGCGATCGGTGTGGCCGTCGTGCTGGTGGGCGGCTACCTCGTGCTCAACGCCGTCGTCGCGGTCGTCGGCGTCTGGCACGTGGTCACCGCCGAACACGTCGTCACCGACTGGTCCCGGGCACTGACCACCCAGCACGGCAGTGTTCCGGCCATGATCGCGGTGGCCCTCGTCGTCTTCCCCAAACTCGCCCTCGGCCTCTCCGGCTTCGAGACCGGCGTCGCGGTCATGCCGCACATCGAGGGCGACCCCGACGACACCGAGGAACGCCCCACCGGACGGATCCGCGGCGCCAAGAAGCTGCTGACCACGGCCGCCGTCATCATGAGCATCTTCCTCATCATCACCAGCTTCGTCACCACCCTCCTCATCCCCGCCCCCGCCTTCAAACCCGGCGGAGCCGCCAACGGCCGTGCCCTGGCCTATCTCTCCCACGAGTACCTCGGCTCCGCCTTCGGCACCGTCTACGACGTCGCCACCATCGCCATCCTCTGGTTCGCCGGCGCCTCGGCCATGGCCGGCCTGCTCAACCTGATGCCGCAGTACCTCCCGCGCTACGGCATGGCGCCCAGCTGGGCCCGCGCGGTCCGTCCCATGGTGCTCGTCTTCATCGCCGTCGCCTTCCTGGTCACCTGGATCTTCGACGCCGACGTCGACGCCCAGGGCGGCGCCTACGCCACAGGCGTCCTCGTCCTCATCGCCTCCGCGGCGATCGCCGTGACCATCGCCGCCCACCGCGCCGGGCAACGCGGCTGGACCATCGGATTCGCCGTGATCTCCGTGGTGTTCCTCTACACCACCGTCACCAACGTCATCGAACGGCCCGACGGCGTGAAGATCGGTGCCTGCTTCATCGCCGGCATCATCCTGCTCTCCTTCACCTCGCGACTCGCCCGTGCCTTCGAACTCCGCGTCACCGAGGTCATCCTGGACGACACCGCGGCACGCTTCGTCCGCGACATCGCCCAGCGCCGCATCCGCTTCATCGCCAACGAGCCCGACCAGCGCGACTTCGCCGAATACCGAGACAAGGCCCAGCAGATCCGCGCCGACAACGACATCCCGCCCGAGGACGACCTGGTGTTCGTCGAGGTCACCATCCGCGACCCCTCCGAGTTCGAGAGCGCGCTGCACGTCCACGGCCACGTCATGCACGACCGCTACCGCGTGCTGTGCCTGGAGGGCTCCACCGTCTCCAACGCCCTGGCCGCCCTCCTGCTCTACGTCCGGGACACCACCGGGCGACGCCCGCACATCTACTTCGAATGGACCGAGGGCAACCCCTTCGCCCAGTTCCTGCGTTTCTTCCTCTTCGGGCAGGGCGAGGTCGCCCCCGTCACCCGTGAGGTACTGCGCGAGGCGGAACCGGACCGCGACCGACGACCACGGGTCCACGTCGGCTGA
- the kdpB gene encoding potassium-transporting ATPase subunit KdpB: MGGVPARGGSGAGGHRGRRRRAPAGLFDPRVLLTALPEALRKLHPRVLARNPVLFVVACGSLLTTLSAVLYPSVFSWVISGWLWLTVLFAQLAEAVAEGRGRAQAASLRRARTDLTARRLRDNWRVGVNLDRAVTEIVPASDLRPFDFVVVAAGEPIPADGEVVEGVASVDESAVTGESAPVLREAGGDRSGVTGGTMVLSDRIVVRVTSRAGHSFLDRMIALVEGAARQRTPNEIALHILLAALTIVFLLVVVTLQPMATYAGAAQQTAVLVALLVTLIPTTIGALLSAIGIAGMDRLVQRNVVAMSGRAVEAAGDINTLLLDKTGTITLGHREAVAFVPLPGLDELALADAAALSSLADTTPEGRSVVALAREKYGLRAPAEGELAFIRYVPFSARTRMSGVDLRWADGASGSAATPEGAPGRPSEYPGEVVLRKGAAAQIIDWVAQRGGEVPAEARMFSDTIGASGGTPLLVAMDDRQGPRVLGVVHLKDVVKDGIRERFAELRRMGIRTVMVTGDNPLTARAIAQEAGVDDYLAEAAPEDKLALIVREQAGGRLVAMTGDGTNDAPALAQADVGVAMNTGTSAAKEAGNMVDLDSNPTKLIEIVEVGKQLLITRGALTTFSITNDVAKYFAIIPAMFAGTYPGLAALNVMGLHSPTSAITSAIIFNALVIVALIPLALRGVRYRPASAHDLLRRNLAFFGLGGLVAPFVGIKLIDLLISGIPGLG; encoded by the coding sequence ATGGGCGGTGTGCCCGCCCGTGGCGGGTCGGGGGCCGGTGGCCACCGGGGACGGCGACGACGGGCGCCGGCCGGGCTGTTCGATCCACGGGTACTGCTGACGGCCCTGCCGGAGGCGTTGCGCAAGCTGCATCCGCGGGTACTGGCCAGGAATCCGGTGCTCTTCGTCGTGGCCTGCGGATCCCTGCTGACCACGCTGTCCGCGGTGCTGTACCCGTCGGTGTTCAGCTGGGTGATCAGTGGGTGGCTGTGGCTGACGGTGCTGTTCGCGCAGCTCGCCGAGGCGGTGGCGGAGGGCCGTGGCAGGGCGCAGGCGGCGTCGCTGCGCCGGGCCCGGACGGATCTCACGGCCCGGCGGCTGCGGGACAACTGGCGGGTGGGCGTCAATCTGGACCGTGCCGTGACCGAGATCGTTCCGGCGTCCGATCTCCGGCCGTTCGACTTCGTGGTGGTGGCCGCGGGTGAGCCGATTCCGGCGGACGGCGAGGTGGTCGAGGGGGTGGCGAGCGTCGACGAGTCCGCGGTGACCGGGGAGTCGGCGCCGGTGCTCCGCGAGGCGGGCGGTGATCGCTCCGGTGTGACGGGCGGGACCATGGTGCTGTCGGACCGGATCGTGGTGCGGGTGACGTCGCGGGCCGGGCATTCGTTCCTGGACCGGATGATCGCGCTGGTGGAGGGGGCCGCCCGGCAGCGGACGCCCAACGAGATCGCGCTGCACATCCTGCTGGCCGCGCTGACCATCGTCTTCCTCCTGGTGGTCGTCACGCTGCAGCCGATGGCGACGTACGCGGGCGCCGCCCAGCAGACGGCGGTGCTGGTGGCCCTGCTGGTGACCCTGATCCCGACGACCATCGGGGCGCTGCTGTCGGCGATCGGGATCGCCGGGATGGACCGCCTGGTGCAGCGCAATGTGGTGGCCATGTCGGGCCGTGCGGTGGAGGCCGCGGGGGACATCAACACCCTGCTGCTCGACAAGACCGGCACCATCACGCTCGGTCACCGGGAGGCGGTGGCGTTCGTTCCGCTGCCGGGGCTGGACGAGCTGGCGCTGGCGGATGCCGCCGCCCTCTCGTCGTTGGCGGACACCACGCCCGAGGGGCGGTCGGTGGTGGCGCTGGCCCGGGAGAAGTACGGGTTGCGGGCGCCGGCCGAGGGCGAGCTGGCCTTCATCCGGTATGTGCCGTTCAGCGCGCGGACGCGGATGAGCGGGGTGGATCTGCGCTGGGCTGACGGTGCGAGTGGGTCCGCGGCGACGCCCGAGGGCGCGCCGGGGCGGCCGTCGGAGTATCCGGGCGAGGTGGTGCTCCGCAAGGGCGCGGCCGCGCAGATCATCGACTGGGTGGCGCAGCGGGGCGGCGAAGTACCGGCCGAGGCGCGGATGTTCAGCGACACGATCGGCGCGTCCGGGGGGACACCGCTGTTGGTGGCGATGGACGACCGGCAGGGGCCCCGGGTGCTGGGCGTGGTGCACCTGAAGGACGTGGTGAAGGACGGCATCCGGGAGCGGTTCGCCGAGTTGCGCCGGATGGGCATCCGGACGGTGATGGTCACGGGCGACAATCCGCTGACGGCGCGGGCGATCGCCCAGGAGGCCGGGGTGGACGACTACTTGGCGGAGGCCGCGCCGGAGGACAAGCTCGCTCTGATCGTCCGGGAGCAGGCGGGTGGCCGGCTGGTGGCGATGACCGGCGACGGGACGAACGACGCGCCGGCGCTGGCGCAGGCGGACGTCGGCGTGGCGATGAACACCGGCACCTCCGCCGCCAAGGAGGCCGGGAACATGGTGGATCTGGACTCCAACCCGACCAAGTTGATCGAGATCGTGGAGGTGGGCAAGCAACTGCTCATCACCCGGGGCGCGTTGACCACGTTCTCGATCACCAATGACGTGGCCAAGTACTTCGCAATCATTCCGGCGATGTTCGCGGGGACGTATCCGGGGCTGGCGGCGCTGAACGTGATGGGACTGCACAGCCCGACGTCGGCGATCACCTCGGCGATCATCTTCAATGCGTTGGTGATCGTGGCGCTGATTCCGCTGGCGCTGCGCGGGGTGCGCTATCGGCCGGCGTCCGCCCACGACCTATTGCGCCGCAACCTGGCGTTCTTCGGACTGGGCGGGCTGGTGGCGCCGTTCGTCGGCATCAAGCTGATCGATCTGCTGATCTCGGGGATTCCGGGGCTGGGGTGA
- a CDS encoding glycoside hydrolase family 15 protein, with product MTTPTGLMATPTASLRTTRADAPRYVPIAEHGLIGDMRTAALVGTNGTIDWYCCTRFDAPSVFAAILDADRGGAFQLAPDVPTRTKQFYFPDTNILITRFFADHGVGEVQDFMPIVDDSREADRHRLIRRVLCVRGSLPFSVRVAPRFDYGRQRHTVRPHHRGLTVFDSPELSLALTSSVPVEIDGSDARCSFTLAEGESAVFALDRIGEGVEPRFCAVQEAEQLFGATVRYWRGWLSHSRYRGRWREMVHRSALTLKLLTYAPTGAIVAAPTTSLPEQIGGERNWDYRYVWVRDAAFCIYALLRLGFTDEAESFVRFLSSKICLKDCAHGPLQIMYGIDGRSELPEVELRHLEGHLGSAPVRIGNNAVNQLQLDIYGALIDSLYLYDKWGQPLSSDHWDAVCNLVNWVCDNWDQPDEGIWETRGKIQNFLYSQLMCWVALERAMRIARHRGLPADMIRWGRERDAIYRRIMQRGWSTERRAFVQHEGDDVLDAAVLMMPLAKFISPTDPKWLSTLDVLGEELVSDSLVYRYDPKASPDGLRGEEGTFSICSFWYVEALSRAGRVDEARLAFEKMLTYANHVGLFAEEIGRTGEQIGNFPQAFTHLALISAAFNLDRALG from the coding sequence ATGACGACGCCCACGGGGCTCATGGCGACACCCACCGCGAGCCTGCGCACCACCCGAGCCGACGCCCCCCGCTACGTCCCGATCGCCGAACACGGCCTGATCGGCGACATGCGCACCGCGGCCCTCGTCGGCACCAACGGCACCATCGACTGGTACTGCTGCACCCGCTTCGACGCGCCCAGTGTCTTCGCCGCGATCCTGGACGCCGACCGCGGCGGGGCCTTCCAACTCGCCCCGGACGTGCCGACCCGCACCAAGCAGTTCTACTTCCCCGACACCAACATCCTGATCACCCGCTTCTTCGCCGACCACGGCGTCGGCGAGGTCCAGGACTTCATGCCGATCGTCGACGACTCCCGTGAGGCGGACCGACACCGGCTGATCCGGCGGGTGCTCTGCGTCCGAGGATCCCTGCCGTTCTCGGTGCGCGTGGCGCCCCGCTTCGACTACGGCCGGCAGCGGCACACCGTCCGCCCCCACCACCGCGGCCTGACCGTCTTCGACTCCCCGGAACTCTCCCTCGCCCTGACCTCCAGCGTGCCGGTCGAGATCGACGGGTCCGACGCCCGCTGCTCCTTCACGCTCGCCGAGGGCGAGTCCGCGGTCTTCGCGCTCGACCGCATCGGTGAAGGCGTGGAGCCCCGGTTCTGCGCCGTCCAGGAGGCCGAGCAGCTCTTCGGCGCCACCGTGCGCTACTGGCGCGGCTGGCTCTCCCACTCCCGCTACCGAGGCCGCTGGCGGGAGATGGTGCACCGCTCCGCGCTCACCCTCAAGCTGCTCACCTACGCGCCCACCGGCGCCATCGTCGCCGCCCCCACCACCAGCCTGCCCGAGCAGATCGGCGGCGAGCGAAACTGGGACTACCGCTACGTCTGGGTGCGGGACGCCGCCTTCTGCATCTACGCCCTGCTCCGCCTCGGCTTCACCGACGAAGCGGAATCCTTCGTGCGCTTCCTCTCCTCGAAGATCTGTCTGAAGGACTGCGCCCACGGCCCGCTGCAGATCATGTACGGCATCGACGGCCGCAGCGAACTCCCCGAAGTGGAACTCCGGCACCTGGAAGGCCACTTGGGATCCGCGCCGGTACGCATCGGCAACAACGCCGTCAACCAGCTCCAGCTCGACATCTACGGCGCGCTCATCGACTCCCTCTACCTCTACGACAAATGGGGACAGCCGCTCTCCAGCGACCACTGGGACGCCGTCTGCAACCTGGTGAACTGGGTCTGCGACAACTGGGACCAGCCGGACGAGGGCATCTGGGAGACCCGCGGCAAGATCCAGAACTTCCTCTACTCGCAGTTGATGTGCTGGGTCGCCCTCGAACGGGCCATGCGGATCGCCCGCCACCGCGGACTGCCCGCCGACATGATCCGCTGGGGACGGGAGCGCGACGCGATCTACCGACGCATCATGCAGCGCGGCTGGTCCACCGAGCGCCGGGCGTTCGTCCAGCACGAGGGCGACGACGTGCTGGACGCCGCGGTCCTGATGATGCCGCTGGCCAAGTTCATCTCACCGACCGACCCCAAGTGGCTCTCCACCCTGGACGTCCTCGGCGAGGAACTGGTCTCCGACTCCCTGGTCTACCGCTACGACCCCAAGGCCAGCCCCGACGGACTCCGGGGCGAGGAAGGCACCTTCTCCATCTGCTCGTTCTGGTACGTGGAGGCACTCTCCCGCGCGGGCCGGGTGGACGAGGCCCGGCTCGCCTTCGAGAAGATGCTCACCTACGCCAACCACGTCGGCCTCTTCGCCGAGGAGATCGGCCGCACCGGCGAACAGATCGGCAACTTCCCCCAGGCGTTCACCCACCTGGCACTGATCAGCGCGGCGTTCAACCTCGACCGGGCCCTGGGCTGA
- a CDS encoding alpha/beta fold hydrolase — translation MQHHTSSPTWSATQWATNGEVRLVHDQLAPGHTDAEPLLLVTGLGVSRQWWPTGLARALTAEGFTVARYDQRDAGESTHLPPTATANPISALLRRRGAAYTAEDMADDAMAVLDALGWDSAHLFGQSLGGAVAQRIALRHPRRVRTLTTVSAVPGDCAGLGAMRHIRLRTLARLARMNHPPTPEGHIEAGVALARLLHSPAHPFDEPALRARLVSAPDAGVLDARSQSRQIGAQWHGPAIERITAPTLVLHGLDDPLVKPSAGRTVAARIPGARFVPLPGVGHGLPEPVWRDVAHHVRQLADR, via the coding sequence ATGCAGCACCACACCTCGTCCCCCACGTGGAGCGCCACCCAGTGGGCGACGAACGGCGAAGTCCGGCTCGTCCACGACCAGTTGGCGCCCGGACACACCGACGCCGAGCCGCTCCTCCTGGTGACCGGCCTGGGCGTCTCCCGGCAGTGGTGGCCCACCGGCCTGGCCCGGGCACTGACCGCCGAGGGGTTCACGGTCGCCCGCTACGACCAGCGCGACGCGGGCGAATCGACGCACCTGCCGCCCACCGCCACCGCCAACCCCATCTCCGCCCTGCTCCGCAGGCGCGGCGCCGCCTACACGGCCGAGGACATGGCCGACGACGCCATGGCCGTACTGGACGCGCTGGGCTGGGACTCCGCGCACCTCTTCGGCCAGTCCCTCGGCGGCGCGGTCGCCCAGCGCATCGCCCTGCGCCACCCCCGGCGCGTGCGCACGCTCACCACCGTGTCGGCCGTTCCCGGCGACTGTGCCGGACTGGGCGCCATGCGCCACATCCGGCTGCGCACCCTCGCCCGGCTCGCCCGCATGAACCACCCGCCCACCCCCGAAGGGCACATCGAGGCCGGCGTGGCGCTCGCCCGTCTGCTCCACTCCCCCGCCCACCCCTTCGACGAGCCGGCCCTCCGGGCCAGGCTCGTCAGCGCGCCCGACGCGGGTGTCCTGGACGCCCGCAGCCAGAGCCGCCAGATCGGCGCGCAGTGGCACGGCCCCGCCATCGAGCGCATCACGGCGCCGACCCTGGTCCTGCACGGCCTGGACGATCCCCTCGTCAAGCCGTCGGCCGGCCGCACGGTCGCGGCCCGCATACCGGGCGCACGCTTCGTCCCGCTGCCCGGCGTCGGCCACGGGCTGCCGGAACCGGTGTGGCGGGACGTGGCCCACCACGTACGTCAACTCGCCGACCGCTGA